The Vicia villosa cultivar HV-30 ecotype Madison, WI linkage group LG1, Vvil1.0, whole genome shotgun sequence genome includes a region encoding these proteins:
- the LOC131645243 gene encoding uncharacterized protein LOC131645243 — protein MDIPTDTVKERTRHTRAYKIPDIDVSGLIGLSSRLEGEVLRDFNHDYGNLLSILKTSFDPMALITLFQFYDPQLRCFTFQDYQLVPTLEEFSYILNIRITDDVPFIRVPEVVRFEKIAEALHMGIKEVERNWKSSGGVSGFYLCFLISRAEDAAKKEQWVDFSRLLAIMIYGIVLFPSRENFVSLAAICVFMNKNPVPTLLADAYFSIHSRSKKGGYVVGSCLPLLYQWFMLHLPVRGPFVLKKSSLKWSDRIVNLTSYDIRWNYCVGKIWNIITSCGQYPNVPLMGTRGCISYNPTLAYRQLGYAMERAQNDVEAFESVYFADGKDPLELEKIAYAWTKVHRRDQNTLSKKVPIAMGPYRKWVEARVANLLLPFARSCPLYEQPPVVLSDTVAAELYIQTEADNIKLRAKDNEVGLERYFQDREKAELARKLKHAQGEGSSMTRAQRRSHDLMEESLYQKQQECAKLRRSESNSKRRMQDSEQQLMEEKAKSARLEEELASFRSQRRGDGGAHSVVRRS, from the coding sequence ATGGACATTCCCACTGATACTGTCAAGGAGCGTACAAGGCACACCAGAGCTTATAAGATTCCGGATATTGATGTTTCGGGGTTGATTGGTTTGAGTTCTCGGTTGGAAGGGGAGGTTCTTCGTGACTTCAATCATGATTATGGCAATTTGCTCTCTATCCTCAAGACATCTTTCGATCCAATGGCTTTGATCACCCtgtttcagttctatgatccacaGTTGAGGTGTTTTACATTTCAGGACTATCAACTGGTGCCAACACTCGAGGAGTTTTCTTACATACTCAACATCCGAATCACTGATGATGTACCTTTCATTCGAGTTCCCGAGGTTGTGAGATTTGAAAAAATAGCTGAAGCTCTTCACATGGGTATAAAGGAGGTGGAAAGAAATTGGAAGTCATCGGGCGGTGTTTCTGGTTTCTATCTTTGCTTTTTGATCAGTAGGGCTGAGGATGCGGCGAAGAAGGAGCAGTGGGTTGATTTTAGTCGTTTGCTTGCTATCATGATTTATGGTATTGTTTTATTCCCTTCAAGAGAAAACTTTGTGAGTTTGGCGGCAATTTGTGTCTTTATGAACAAAAACCCCGTGCCAACGTTGCTTGCAGACGCTTATTTTTCGATCCATTCGAGAAGTAAGAAGGGAGGATATGTTGTTGGTTCTTGTCTTCCGTTGTTGTATCAGTGGTTCATGTTGCATTTGCCGGTGAGAGGACCTTttgtgctcaagaagagttctcttAAGTGGTCAGATAGGATTGTTAACCTCACATCTTATGACATCAGGTGGAACTATTGTGTGGGGAAGATTTGGAACATCATCACTAGTTGCGGTCAATATCCCAACGTTCCTCTCATGGGAACCAGAGGTTGCATTAGTTACAATCCCACACTCGCCTATCGTCAATTGGGATATGCAATGGAAAGGGCTCAGAATGATGTAGAAGCATTTGAATCAGTGTACTTTGCTGATGGTAAAGATCCTCTGGAGCTAGAAAAGATAGCGTATGCTTGGACCAAAGTTCACAGGAGAGATCAGAATACTTTGAGCAAGAAAGTTCCTATTGCTATGGGTCCTTACCGAAAGTGGGTTGAAGCAAGAGTGGCAAATCTGTTGTTGCCATTTGCTAGGTCATGTCCATTGTATGAGCAACCTCCCGTGGTTTTATCTGATACCGTTGCGGCTGAACTCTATATTCAAACTGAAGCGGACAACATCAAACTAAGAGCAAAGGACAATGAGGTTGGCTTGGAGAGGTATTTTCAAGATCGCGAAAAGGCGGAATTGGCTCGTAAGCTCAAGCATGCGCAAGGTGAAGGTTCAAGCATGACACGTGCCCAAAGGCGATCTCATGACTTGATGGAAGAAAGCTTGTACCAAAAACAGCAGGAATGTGCGAAGTTGCGAAGGTCCGAAAGCAATAGCAAGAGAAGGATGCAGGATTCAGAACAACAGTTGATGGAAGAGAAAGCCAAGTCAGCTAGACTTGAAGAAGAGCTTGCAAGCTTCCGGTCCCAGCGGAGAGGAGATGGAGGAGCTCATTCTGTTGTCAGACGATCCTAG